Part of the Nicotiana sylvestris chromosome 2, ASM39365v2, whole genome shotgun sequence genome, TCACAGAATTGAACTACATAAGGGGACTGAACCTATCAATAAGAGACCTTATAGATATCCATCTGTAAAGAAAGATGTGATTGAATTACTAGTATAACATATGCTAGACCTAGGGATAATTCAGCCAATTAATAGCCCTTTTGCTGCCCTTGTAGTCTTAGTGGAAAAATAAGATGGTACATAGGGACCTTAATAAATAGACTGTGAAGAATAAATTCCCTATCCCTATTGTAGAAGATCTGTTGGATGAATTAGGTGAGTCTGAGatgttttcaaaaataaacttaaAGTCGAGAGCAATAGAGGATATTGAAAAAACTGCATTCAAGCCATTTTGAGTATCTGGTGATTCCATTTGGGTTATCTAATACAAAAAGAAGGTCGACACCACTAATATGTAGCTGAAGTTAGTTAGTTAAATCCACGTCAGCAGAGGCAGTTAAAGAAGTCAGAGTTAGTTAGTCGTTAGTCACAATAAGTGAGAACAGTTGAGTCCATTTCTTTCATATAAAAACTCTTCAATGTACAGATTACAAGCAGATATGAATACAATACAAATTTCCTCTCTAcactctctcaatctctctcttcTTTTCCCTTCTTACTGCTGAAACTCTCTAACTTCTCTATAAGGTTCCTGATTCAGCTAGCTGATCCTCGAATTCTTCGTGGAGTTCCTGCAATCAGCCTATCATTAGAAAAATACAACTAAAattatagagagagagagagtttcgGCCGAGGTATGTGGGTGGCGGCTCACCCCCTCGGCTCTATGTAGATCTGCCCCTGAGTACAAGTGACATCTGCACTATTCGGCAAAATAAAAACATTATGAATTGTTATATTGTTCAAGTTTCACAATTTCTAAGAGCAAAAACACATTGACTTCTAAAATTTGAGATAATGTTTTAATTAAACTAACCTGTCAAGTATTATCATTTTAATATAAATTTCCACTGCCAATAATATGATACCACAACTAAGTTAATCTTAAAATTCATATCACAAAAACAACATATGCACAATCTTTCCTTCACCAAGAATTCTATCCGgagtttgttttgcaaataaacTACAAGTGATGAACTCTCAAGTACACCATATTTTTATTCGCCTTTTTTTGAAACTCTTGACATAAGTAAAAAGTAGCTCAATGGAGTTCATATGTGATAGTGATCAGTGGCGTAGCCAGGAATTTCATTAAGAATGTTCAAACTTTAAacatatcaataatatttttttgttgaTGAGTGGTGCAAATTTTAAATCAAACTACGCAATATTTAgctaaagaataaaaaaaaatagaactaTAATTTTGTAGAtcaaaattaaaataacaaaaaaataacgTTAGAAATTTTACTAATAAAAGTAATATAAAACCAACAGAAAGAGAGTCGAGAGCATTTGTAGTTTATAGAGAGCTTTTGTTGAAGAAATCTTTGTAGAGTTTGACTTTTAAATTATACTGTACAATTTATTTAAGAAATAGCTTTTAGTTATAAAAACATACTTTTAAGATTTGTTggttatttttacaaaaattttaagttttaaaaGTTATTTTATTAAGAAATATGAACTTTGAAATCGTGTACAACACATCACTTTGAACACTCTAAACAATTGAATTATCGTACTCAACTGTGTTAAGGACGTTCAAAATTTAATATATAACTATATAAAATAGTAGGGATAATACATAAATACCACATCTACTTGTCCGGATTTTTCAAATGCACACCTCAGTTATACATGAGTCCTATTTTCCCTCATACTTGCTCAAAGTGAAATGCTTACCCCTTTGAGACACCACCTAGCGCAGAGAGTGTAAAATACTCTCTTAAACAGCGTGAGATGCTGGAAAAAATGTTAAAAACTTATTTTTTACAATATCTTTTCTATTAAATGTATTCTTCTACTTGTAATGAGAGCGCGAGTACTATTACTAATGCCGACACCACAAAAATGAGTTTTAAGAAAAAGTCCACTTGTAATTggcaaaaaattgaagaaaaggagCAAGATATTCCATCCTAAACAAAACCCACTGGGAATAAAAGCAAAGCAGACTTCACAGTTAATTAATTTGTCAATTAATGAAAATCAAGAGTACAAATACCATAACTGAATATTCTGGTGCACTAAAGTGCCAACCTTGGAAATATGCAGCTATTTCACACTTTAACAAGATTACTGACAGTCATGGAAGACCTTCATTTTAAAGGGTAAAATCGGTTACTATTTCTTGAATATGTAACGGAGAATTACATTACAAAGCTCAAACAAAAACTAAGAAATTCTAATCCACAACAGGTGATAAAACGATCTACAATCATtacccacacaaaccctaattcCAAAACCTAACCCCCAAATCCATAGAGAGTCCTGCCCTGTCTCTTGAGTGCATAAACAACATCCATAGCAGTAACAGTCTTTCTCCTAGCGTGTTCTGTGTAAGTCACTGCATCACGAATCACATTCTCCAAAAATATCTTCAACACCCCACGCGTCTCCTCGTAAATTAAACCAGAAATGCGCTTCACTCCTCCCCTACGAGCCAAACGCCGAATTGCAGGCTTTGTGATTCCCTGGATGTTGTCCCTTAAAACTTTTCTGTGCCTCTTGGCTCCTCCTTTGCCCAATCCTTTGCCACCTTTGCCTCTTCCTGACATTTTTGAGGAATTTTGGAATTTGAAATGAGAAGAAATGTTGTTGATTTGGATTTTGGTGAAAGGGGTGCGAGAGCTGGGCTTTATATATAGCTGATGATGGTTTGTGTAGAGGTTTGAATCGTGGCCGTCGGTGTTTGGGAGTTTAAGGTGAATATCGACGGATATCGTTTCGATCCATGTGAGAAGCGGAGATTGTGATGAGTCGTTGATTAGATGGAGATCTACGGTCGGGAGTGATTCTTTTGTGATAGTGTGCGGATTGTGCTTCAATTATGCCAGGTAATTTTACGGCAAACGGAGTTTAAGACACAAAGCTAATACTTTTGAATGTGTTGTTTTTTTTAAACGTGGCATGAGCAGATGAGCTGGAGTATTCATGGTAAATCGAAAAATCGAAGGGAAAATCAAATTAAATCGAAAAAAACTAATACTActttttttgtttgatttgatttcagttttattttttaaaatcgaTAAAACTTGAGTTAATTTACGATACTTATTACTCACTCCGTTTCACAAACATATTTCTTTTTTGGTCTGTTTTAAAATGAAttacccctttctaaatttggaaataaattaGCTTATACTTACAAttatacccttaatgagaagcttttataaccacacaaatactctggacccctttttgacttgtttaataccacaaatttcaaaagtcttcatttttttttaaatttcgtgCTCAATCAAACAGTCACATAAACTGGAATGGAGGAAAAAAAATTTACTCTTGTTTCGTAGTCTAgctctttacctttacattctaatttattttatagtctttattttgaTAAATCCAAGAATTTATTTTTTTGCACTCTTggtttgtttggtttcaaaatttaaaaaatcaAACATAATTGATTTGATTtcttattaatgaaaaatcgacTCAAATTGAATCATGAACGCCATGGCCCTAGGCATGTGCTTTTTGTGACTATAAAACATGTCATTAAAAGTAAACTGTTGTTACACCTCGTAAATTTTTGTGTCATTTGTGTCGTAAGCTAGCAAATGTAAGCCCAGAGAGGCCATGGAACACCTATAAGGTTAAGAAAGACTTTAAACAAATGTTAAGCATGTACCATAAGGTTTTGGAGTTAAACTAGAGGTGCTTAATATGCTAATGAGGTCATATTTTAAGGtacttgaatcatataatatttgtatgttaagttttgaagtcaagcaagttataaaataaaagtcgGCAAAAAGTATCGCAAGTTACGTTCATAAGTTTTGTTGAAATTTAGATGTAATGTCACTGAACTTTTCTCTCAATATATACTTGAAGTTACGGGTGTTCCACCCACCAAATTAAAAGATCTACTAatttagtttccaacgcattaaatcGTTCGTCGATACGATGtcgagtatagagatattcgtgttttcgcgagactgcgcatGAACCCAGTTTGGGGGCCCACTTGAGGCAGTGCCCGGTCTTAGGACATCTCCAACCCTCCCCCATGTCTCCATAATAGAGCCATTTTTTGCCAAATTGTGGCTCCAATGCTCCCCCATTTTTGCCCCAAAATGGGGGATGAATAGTGTTACTCCAAAAATGGAGTGACACTATTCATCTCCTCAATTACTATTCATCCTTACTTTATTATTGTTTATATTATTTAactcttttaatttatctctttatatatacctaattatatttatgtaatatttttataatattaatttacatcttaactttggcgtataattttgataaattaattttcgtgcatttattatttttatataaaattgtaagttaattttattataagttataaacgtacaaaaaatatataatcatcTCAAAAAATGAATAGAGGATGAACGTGATCATAATCACCTCCAACGgtagaaataatagatgaaaatccccaaTTTGAGCCATTTTTTAGCTCGACACAAAAAAATTAAGGACAAAGATGCTCATTTTGTACTTCGTAATGCATTAATAGATCATTTGTGGAGCATACTAGAGGTGAAAGTTGAATATTTATGTAATATTTAATATGAATTTTACCATAATGTAATATGTACTTAATTATCTTGTATatcaatgatttcacttttatttgaattatccgttaatatatataatctataatatttgcttacaaattatattattttaaaatttatagtacaaaataattatattaaattatatgtgatgaatatgtaaaaaagaaaaaacaattgATAGTATGTAAATagtataaaaaagaaaaaaaaatagattttctttaatagaaataaaaaataaaatttaaataaaagataataatataatattaaagaggaaaaagaatataaaatagAATATGAAGTAAAAAATGGAGTAATGGTTGGAGTAACTTTACTCCATTTTGGAGGACAAAATGGAGGCAAAGGTCGGAGAAGGctcattttttattatttgtaGCCCAAACTTTGTCTCCACACCCCCCAAAatagggctgtgcacggatcggattggatcggatttagcatattttggattcggatttcggatttcggattctgaaaagggcaatccgaatccgatccgaattaacattggattggatcggattttaaacTTTGGATCGGATAATTTTTCGAATTGTCGAATCGGATTGTCACaaaatttttcaacaatttaaagttcattcggtgtctctatctcatcttccatctaccaaaacaaacaaaaaaatcaaaataaaatcaaaagttgaagaatagaacatgaaatagacataaaagacagaagagaagagaagagaggcggaagaaagagacataaaatcaaagtaaaatcggaagtttgagtcattgagactcttttagtcttcactgaagagaagagaggtgcaagagaggcggaaaaatctaagtgagtgagggggtgtgtgaaaaatgaataagcataaccctaaaattttagtgtgtatttatataggtacatataatttcggatatcggatcggatcggattaaaatcataccaatccgaatccaatccgaaaatccgaaatttcataaaacacaatccgtatccaatccgaaaatccgaaatagagtggatcggatcggatttcggatatccgatccaaatgcacagcccTACCCCAAAACCATCTTTAACAGATTCATGAAGGTCTAAGAGCAAATCGGAGCATTtgtatctatacccgcttttttagtcacgttttaacttatacccactttataaaaaaaattgcaaacgtaccTACTTTTTTGCGTAACTTCAGgcatacgggcctgaagtagcaaaggcaatcacacaAATTTTAGCATACTAGTAGACGGACCTGAAGTAGCAAATTGCTGAACCAAGTGTtggttgaagtttttgtttgtaattgctgaacttaagcattctagtagctgaagttttgatCTCTACTTGCTGAACTACAGCATATTTTACCCgaagttttgttctatatttgctaAACTTCAGGATGTTTTTGTTATATTTATAATGAACTTCAAAGCTGAAGTTTGTTTTGTATTTGCTGAAGCTGATGTTTTTGTTTATATTTGATGAACTTCAGCAATGTTCATTGCTGAGAAAGAAGAACAAAATATGTGGTTGTTGAAGTGTGAAGCGTACCACATATATCCCGCTGAATCATGAACTTAAATCACTTGTAAATAAACTTAGTCGACGGTCATAATCCACAAGATGAATTTTCAAAGTATATGTTTCTTTAAAACAACTAGAGACTATTGCATTCATATATCTTCTACACTCCATTATCAAACGAAATTATATTGAAAACAAATCACGAGACACTATATAAGTTGCGGCTAGCAGCTATATGAAGTTTCTAGCTTCAATTAGGAAGAATAGTAGCAAACTCTAAAAGTTCCTTGTTAGTCTACTATCAAGAGAGGAAGAAATGAGCGCACGGGTAGCAGGAAGAGAGAGGCACATGAAGTTATAAAAATTAGTGTATaggttaaataattttaaaaatatgagtATATGTAAAATAGGGGCGACCAAATAGAACGCCCTGTGCAATTTTTACGAGTAAATCCACCCAGAATTCTAACGGGAGTTTGTTTTGCATAAACTGCTATGAACACTTAGATACACCATCTTTTTTATTCACCTTTCATGAGACATATGACAAAGTAAAAAGTAGTTAAATGGAGCTCATAATGTGATAGTGATAAGGATTCCAAACTTCACGGTCTGGTAAAGCAGAAAGCGCTTCAGACCaagaaaaaaaaagtagaaaGAACTATGCCTCTCTTTTCATTTGTGTGCAACATTAGCCTCTGTCCCTTAGGGTAAATCTGGTAAATTTGAAACCATAAACAGAGAAAATTAGCTCGGCCATTGCACAAAAATGACGCCGGACAACCTATGAGGAAATCAAAACCTCGTTCCTCTCTTCCCTTTTTTCGGGTCAACTCATCTCTAAATTAATTCTAAGATAATAAGCCCATGAGCAAAGTAAAGAAGACTTCCATCCTCTAGGTAATTTACACAGACTAAGCTCCTCTTTTACAGAGACCTAAAAAAGTAAAATTGAAGACTAAAGGGGCTCATAAGAGCACTACAATGTTTAAGGCCACACAAAAATCCTTTGATAGTTTTGAGAATTTTGATTAAACAATCATATCTTTTATATTAAGCAAAAACAACTAGGGATGCAGAAGGAAGCACCAGGACACAATTCAAAAGTCTAAGCTTAAGAAAATTACCAAAATCTAAGCTGGAACACAGTAATAAACACAAAGCAACAACATTCTACTACTAAAAAATCCACAAATCTAACCCAAAGATCTTTAGTGATGCCCTGTCTCTTCAGGGCGGAAACAACATCTACAACTAAACACCAATAATGATCATTTTTATTTGTTAAATTGTTAGAATTACCAATTCAACGTTAGCGACATTATTTCTAAAAATCCATTTCCATAATGATAAAACTATTAAGCAACTTACTATTCAGCAATAAGGTAATGTTTACACAATCCCACTTACTGTGAAATATCTTGAGCATAAAATTGAACATTAGCTATTAGCCGGTAAAGGAAACAGAAAAGCAAAAAACGTGAAGATTCAGAATGAGTATTGACCAACTCTTTTACCAATTACTAATTTTTGAATATGTAACGGAGAATTACATTACCGGACTCAAAAAAGACGAAGTAATCCTAATCCACAACAGGGAAAAAACGATCTACAATCATTACCCACATAAACCCTAATTTCACAAACCTAACCCCCAAATCCGTAGAGAGTCCTGCCCTGCCTCTTGAGTGCATAAACAACATCCATAGCAGTGACAGTCTTTCTCCTAGCGTGTTCGGTGTAGGTCACAGCATCACGAATCACATTCTCCAAAAATATCTTCAACACTCCACGAGTCTCCTCGTAAATCAAACCAGATATACGCTTAACTCCACCCCTACGAGCCAAACGCCGAATTGCAGGCTTTGTGATTCCCTGAATGTTGTCCCTTAATACTTTTCTGTGCCTCTTTGCCCCTCCCTTTCCCAATCCTTTGCCTCCCTTTCCTCTTCCTGACATTTTTTTGAGAAATTGATGATAAAATATAAGGAGATTTTAGAGGTTTCCTGGAATTTGAAAGGATGGGAAATGTTTTTGATTTGGATTTTTGATGACAGGGGCGTGAGCTATATATAGCTGGTGGTTGTTGGGGTTTGTGGAGAGCTTTGAATCGTGGCCGTTAATGTTTTAGAGTTTTAAAGAGAAGATCGACGGATATGAGTGTCGATCCGTGTGAAAGGCGGAGATTGTATATTAGTCGTTGATTAAATAGAGATCTAAGGTGGAGAACGGTTGTTTTGTGATAGTGTGCGGATTGTGCTTTTTTTTGGTGAGAGAACGAGGTACACTCTTAGACTATTGGCTTGGTCAGGGAATCTATCCTTCTTTGTTCCTATGTGGGCGTCtcgacataagaattgtaaaattctaataaaagtgaaaatgatatttgaaaattagctTGCATTTGGTTATAGATttcaaatatgttttgaaaaatctAATTTGGGTGAAGTTTGATTTGAAGATAAAAAAGTGTTTGGACAtacgttttcaaaacatattttccagctttattttggaaaaatatgtatacaatttcgatatttttacctcctatagcaaaggttgatactttatttattttaaataaatacccttttaaaaaattatattctatagatattttgatttttatagtcaaatatctatttatggttacCTCCTACTCTTAAGCCATAAATACtccttgtattatttttctctctcattcatTCAGATTTTTCTctacctcctctctctctctcaacgccAATATGTCTTCATGGTTATCTCATCTCTCTCAACAAACGTGTATGCATTAAAGGGGAAAAACAGATATTGATTCTAATTGAAAAACGAAGTTGGATTTGGTTCAAAATCAAATCCTTTTCAACAAATCtgcacaagttctttgcatagggCTTCTGAAATTCCCCTGGCAGTGCTTCCAACCATGTCTCCTCAACCAACAGTTCCTCTAACTTCACATATCCTACGCCATCACCATTTGCGTTTAACTTGGAGATTTTATCAGAGCATAGTTTGTGGTTTATTTCGGCCTTTGCAAGCGATTTATTGACTCCATTCTCGACTTTTGATCGGACGTGAGCATTGTATCTTTGGGGTCTTTGTTGTCGTCGTCTTCACCCGACAATGAAGATGACAAGGCGCTGGAAATGAAGTTGTCAGTGGAAGACGGCGAGGAGACCCGTTTTTTAGCCGTTTTGCTGCAGGTTGCTTGAATAGATCCAttagggttttagggtttttcattgtaattcaatgtatctcgttgtattccatgaatttcattgtattcactatcttttttttcattgatttcaatgtatcccgctgtattatatgtattttattatatccactgtctcgctatatgccatgaatgtattcatatatttttttaattaatataatttatgtattcagatgtattatataatttttctgaagattgctatatttttggggtatttttctgTTGAGAaccttttttataactgaaaatacaaaatatgtgtgctataattgagtttgttgagttatattaggagtctattatgttaattgattcactttctattttaaaatagtataat contains:
- the LOC138886554 gene encoding histone H4, which encodes MSGRGKGGKGLGKGGAKRHRKVLRDNIQGITKPAIRRLARRGGVKRISGLIYEETRGVLKIFLENVIRDAVTYTEHARRKTVTAMDVVYALKRQGRTLYGFGG
- the LOC104249611 gene encoding histone H4; protein product: MSGRGKGGKGLGKGGAKRHRKVLRDNIQGITKPAIRRLARRGGVKRISGLIYEETRGVLKIFLENVIRDAVTYTEHARRKTVTAMDVVYALKRQGRTLYGFGG